A genome region from Natranaeroarchaeum sulfidigenes includes the following:
- a CDS encoding DUF2797 domain-containing protein, which produces MQVVGYEAASEPRASGALFLAADGEIERRELSSGTALDFRLGDRHCAGTIDADEHSRCNAPTAPYCDAHDRTWICARCTGTCLKDEMDCYEEHAVYLAAFAPSTFKVGVTRSWRLETRLYEQGADRGAHLHTVSNGRIARELEAEIAEQLTDRVRVPTKIAGLEQDIDVAAWHGILDQYEPISTMNLDHGLELERQPVRETVASGTVLGVKGRIAVVENGNTPYAVDLRELVGYELHRAKSDRRLQSSFAAFE; this is translated from the coding sequence ATGCAGGTCGTCGGCTACGAAGCGGCGTCGGAACCGCGAGCGAGCGGCGCACTCTTCCTCGCGGCGGACGGCGAGATCGAGCGACGCGAGTTGAGCTCCGGCACTGCCCTTGATTTTCGGCTCGGAGACCGACACTGTGCGGGAACGATCGATGCCGACGAACACAGTCGATGTAACGCACCGACAGCGCCCTACTGCGACGCGCACGATCGGACGTGGATCTGTGCACGCTGTACGGGCACCTGCCTGAAAGACGAGATGGATTGCTACGAGGAGCACGCGGTCTATCTCGCCGCGTTCGCCCCGTCGACGTTCAAAGTCGGCGTCACCCGTTCGTGGCGGCTCGAAACACGACTCTACGAACAGGGAGCCGACCGGGGCGCACACCTTCATACCGTCTCGAACGGCCGGATAGCCCGCGAACTCGAAGCCGAAATCGCCGAGCAGCTCACCGACCGGGTACGGGTTCCCACAAAGATCGCGGGGCTCGAGCAGGACATCGACGTGGCCGCCTGGCACGGGATACTCGACCAGTACGAGCCGATATCGACGATGAATCTCGATCATGGACTCGAACTGGAGCGCCAGCCGGTGCGGGAGACGGTTGCATCGGGGACGGTTCTGGGAGTCAAGGGACGCATCGCAGTCGTCGAAAACGGGAATACGCCGTATGCAGTCGATCTTCGGGAGCTCGTCGGCTACGAGCTACATAGAGCAAAGAGCGATCGGCGACTCCAGTCGAGCTTTGCCGCATTCGAGTGA
- a CDS encoding Cdc6/Cdc18 family protein, with product MDLSERIARRQQTNAAQSVITQESALNPAVHLPEPIGRGAILERLLDALGPVFEGALPENIAVCGPGGAGKSAIVTSLFSHLNDSFTETSGSIGTTTRSGSAVPTAQFAYVNTRQIDSAFQFYHAILDTVSSEPVPRRGIGTDELAKRLEATIQGTRPVVIAVDHIEDGGISIDDATDLLEPVESSVCLLAIRNGGVGDWSGKVVEVPRYQTHALVDLLAERASYGLASGTVSHEVAREVASWADGDAHDALAALFGAAIHAQESEHEHITSEDVAVGMGAVPEDCIQIGRVLALPDNRRNVLLELLSVGPEAATISEVSAEIGRRTDLSPNTVQRFVYELAETGILERTVINRSSSDGRRPTTVVPRFPTLVFQRLETKR from the coding sequence ATGGACCTGAGCGAACGGATCGCTCGTCGCCAGCAGACTAACGCGGCCCAATCGGTTATTACCCAGGAGAGTGCGCTGAATCCAGCCGTACACCTCCCGGAGCCGATCGGTCGTGGAGCAATACTGGAGCGATTGCTGGACGCACTCGGACCCGTCTTCGAGGGGGCGCTCCCTGAGAACATCGCAGTATGTGGTCCAGGTGGTGCGGGTAAATCGGCAATTGTCACCTCACTGTTTTCACATCTGAACGATAGCTTCACCGAAACGAGCGGATCGATCGGAACGACGACCCGGTCCGGCTCTGCTGTCCCGACTGCCCAGTTCGCATATGTGAACACCAGACAGATCGACAGTGCGTTTCAGTTCTATCATGCAATCCTTGACACGGTTTCGTCGGAACCAGTTCCCCGGCGCGGAATCGGAACCGACGAACTCGCAAAGCGCCTCGAGGCGACGATACAGGGCACCCGGCCGGTCGTCATCGCGGTCGACCACATTGAGGACGGGGGGATATCGATCGACGATGCAACCGACCTTCTCGAACCGGTCGAGTCATCAGTGTGCCTACTTGCCATTCGTAACGGCGGAGTCGGCGACTGGTCGGGAAAGGTCGTTGAGGTCCCACGGTACCAGACACACGCACTCGTCGACCTCCTCGCCGAACGGGCTTCCTACGGGCTGGCGAGTGGTACGGTCTCTCACGAAGTCGCCCGCGAGGTCGCAAGCTGGGCAGACGGGGATGCACACGACGCCCTCGCCGCGCTATTTGGTGCTGCGATTCACGCTCAGGAGAGTGAGCACGAACATATCACGTCCGAGGACGTTGCCGTCGGTATGGGGGCAGTGCCGGAAGACTGCATCCAGATCGGACGCGTGCTCGCACTGCCGGATAACCGCCGGAACGTACTGCTCGAACTGCTTTCGGTCGGACCGGAAGCGGCGACGATCAGCGAAGTTTCTGCGGAGATCGGCCGCCGGACGGATCTCTCGCCGAACACCGTCCAGCGGTTCGTCTACGAACTGGCCGAGACGGGAATTCTCGAACGCACCGTCATCAACAGGAGCAGTTCCGACGGACGGCGTCCAACCACTGTCGTCCCACGATTTCCAACACTCGTGTTCCAGCGACTCGAAACCAAGCGGTAG
- the glpB gene encoding glycerol-3-phosphate dehydrogenase subunit GlpB, whose amino-acid sequence MAIEDDVLVIGGGLAGIAAAVGAHEQGARVRLVSHKQSTMRQASGLIDLLGYTPNGDGPVVDPFEAIEELPEGHPYERAGLDAVRAAMDMFDDATGEMYAGSHTDKNALVPTHGGAIKPTARYPDSAAPGIASAHGDTLFVGFDSMIEFDAPVAADHLAATGVPYETDGATIEFPGNLRDDAKVTRFAHLLDRDDEVAVDGTTMPVRTALAERVKEHIDGHDRVGFPAVLGDDNAAEVRAELADKLGASVFEVPMGPPSLPGLRLEDRLYEYLHEIGVRVSTGNPIVDVEQANGEIDRVVGDHTGREVPYKAQQYILATGGLVGKGIDSDREGVYEPVFDCHVPHPADRYDWFEDGAFDDHEFARFGVPVDTELRPLDADNVPEFENLRAAGSVLGGYDFPSEKSGSGVSLATGYAAGELAGDRV is encoded by the coding sequence ATGGCAATTGAAGACGACGTGCTCGTGATCGGCGGCGGACTCGCCGGCATTGCCGCCGCGGTCGGCGCACACGAACAGGGTGCACGGGTCCGGCTGGTCTCGCACAAGCAGTCCACGATGCGACAGGCCAGCGGACTGATCGACCTGCTCGGCTACACACCGAACGGCGATGGACCGGTCGTCGATCCGTTCGAGGCGATCGAGGAGTTACCCGAGGGCCACCCCTACGAGCGGGCCGGACTCGACGCCGTCAGAGCAGCCATGGACATGTTCGACGACGCCACTGGGGAGATGTACGCTGGCAGTCATACCGACAAGAACGCGCTCGTCCCGACCCACGGCGGAGCGATCAAGCCGACTGCACGGTATCCGGACAGTGCAGCGCCCGGGATCGCAAGCGCGCACGGTGATACGCTGTTTGTCGGATTCGACTCGATGATCGAGTTCGACGCCCCGGTCGCCGCCGACCATCTCGCGGCGACGGGCGTCCCGTACGAGACCGACGGCGCCACCATCGAGTTCCCCGGCAACCTTCGTGACGACGCCAAGGTGACTCGCTTTGCCCATCTACTCGATCGCGACGACGAGGTCGCTGTCGACGGCACGACGATGCCAGTTCGGACCGCCCTCGCAGAGCGTGTGAAAGAACACATCGACGGCCACGATCGGGTCGGATTTCCCGCGGTACTTGGCGACGATAACGCGGCCGAGGTTCGTGCCGAGCTGGCAGACAAACTCGGTGCGTCAGTCTTCGAGGTACCGATGGGACCACCGAGCCTTCCCGGACTCCGACTCGAAGACCGGCTGTACGAGTACCTTCACGAGATCGGCGTTCGCGTCTCGACTGGCAACCCGATCGTCGACGTCGAACAGGCCAACGGCGAGATCGATCGTGTCGTCGGCGACCATACCGGTCGGGAGGTACCGTACAAGGCCCAGCAGTATATCCTCGCGACGGGTGGCCTGGTCGGGAAAGGCATCGACTCGGATCGGGAGGGTGTGTACGAACCCGTCTTTGACTGTCACGTCCCACATCCAGCCGATCGATACGACTGGTTCGAGGACGGTGCGTTCGACGATCACGAGTTCGCCCGTTTCGGCGTCCCGGTCGATACCGAACTCCGGCCGCTCGATGCAGACAACGTACCCGAATTCGAGAACCTTCGGGCGGCGGGCAGTGTCCTCGGGGGCTATGACTTCCCAAGCGAGAAATCAGGCTCCGGCGTCTCGCTGGCAACCGGATACGCGGCAGGTGAACTGGCAGGTGATCGAGTATGA
- the glpA gene encoding anaerobic glycerol-3-phosphate dehydrogenase subunit GlpA: MESSTGVLVIGGGSTGTGIARDLAMRGVDVTLVEKGNLTHGTTGRMHGLLHSGGRYAVSDQESAKECIIENRVLRDIASHCVEMTGGLFVQRPQDSDEYFQKKLEGCRECDIPAEVLSPEEAREVEPYLAEDIERAIKVPDGAIDPFRLCVANAVSTENHGGRIETHAPVTDVLLEDGEVVGVEVTHESGPGKRVHGKEGQKEKIYADHVVNAAGAWTGRIGDMAGVDIEVRPSKGVMTVMNARQVDTVINRCKPKGDADIIVPHETAAILGTTDEEVEDPEDYAEEQWEVDLMIEELKELVPILDESRTLRSFWGVRPLYEPPDTGTEDATDITRQFFLLDHEDRDDLTGMTTIVGGKFTTYRMMAEQLSDHVCERLGIDAECRTAEVPLPGSENTEVLDDAMDRFGLRSPIARRSKQRLGSRAEEVLDVDGPNPVVCQCEGVTRAELEDAIDQSGTDLNAVRLRTRASMGNCQGGFCSRAMADLLHPEYEEAIAREAYDELFQERWKGERHALWGEQLSQAMLNYALHATTLNADADPARLGQDVDFAAFDGGEFDSVERTERGADAVATDGGHDGN, encoded by the coding sequence ATGGAATCCAGTACCGGGGTCCTCGTCATCGGCGGTGGGTCGACCGGCACCGGCATCGCGCGCGACCTCGCGATGCGGGGTGTCGACGTCACACTCGTCGAGAAGGGGAACCTTACACACGGAACGACGGGCCGGATGCACGGCCTGCTCCACAGCGGCGGACGGTACGCCGTCTCGGATCAGGAAAGTGCCAAGGAGTGTATCATCGAGAACAGGGTCCTTCGGGACATCGCAAGCCACTGCGTCGAAATGACGGGCGGTCTATTCGTCCAGCGTCCACAGGACTCGGACGAGTACTTCCAGAAGAAGCTGGAGGGCTGTCGTGAGTGTGATATCCCTGCGGAAGTACTTTCGCCCGAAGAGGCCAGAGAAGTCGAGCCGTATCTGGCCGAAGACATCGAGCGCGCGATCAAGGTGCCCGACGGTGCGATCGATCCGTTCCGGCTGTGTGTCGCCAACGCGGTCAGTACCGAAAATCACGGGGGGCGTATCGAGACACACGCACCGGTCACCGATGTACTCCTCGAAGATGGGGAAGTCGTCGGTGTCGAGGTGACCCACGAGAGTGGTCCGGGCAAGCGCGTGCACGGAAAAGAAGGACAGAAGGAGAAGATCTACGCGGACCACGTCGTCAACGCCGCCGGAGCGTGGACTGGTCGGATCGGCGACATGGCAGGCGTCGATATCGAGGTACGGCCCTCCAAAGGGGTAATGACCGTAATGAATGCACGGCAGGTGGATACGGTCATCAACCGCTGTAAGCCGAAAGGTGACGCGGATATTATCGTCCCACACGAGACGGCCGCTATCCTCGGCACGACGGATGAAGAGGTGGAAGATCCCGAGGACTACGCCGAAGAACAGTGGGAGGTCGACCTGATGATCGAAGAGCTCAAAGAGCTCGTTCCGATTTTGGATGAGTCGCGAACGCTCCGTTCGTTCTGGGGCGTCCGTCCGCTGTACGAGCCGCCGGACACGGGGACCGAAGACGCAACCGATATCACGCGACAGTTCTTCCTGCTCGACCACGAGGATCGCGACGATCTCACGGGAATGACGACGATCGTCGGCGGGAAGTTTACTACCTACCGGATGATGGCAGAGCAGCTCTCGGACCACGTGTGTGAGCGGCTCGGGATCGATGCCGAATGCCGAACCGCTGAGGTTCCGCTTCCCGGCAGCGAGAATACGGAGGTACTCGACGATGCGATGGACCGGTTCGGTCTCCGGTCGCCGATCGCCCGGCGGAGCAAACAGCGGCTTGGCAGTCGTGCCGAGGAGGTACTCGATGTGGACGGGCCGAACCCCGTCGTCTGCCAGTGTGAAGGAGTCACCCGTGCGGAACTCGAGGATGCGATCGATCAGTCGGGCACGGATCTCAATGCGGTTCGGCTCCGAACACGGGCATCGATGGGGAACTGTCAGGGCGGCTTCTGTTCGCGTGCGATGGCTGACCTGTTACACCCCGAGTACGAGGAAGCGATCGCCCGAGAGGCGTACGACGAACTGTTCCAGGAGCGCTGGAAAGGCGAGCGTCACGCACTCTGGGGTGAACAGCTCTCGCAGGCGATGCTGAACTACGCGCTGCACGCGACGACGCTCAACGCCGATGCAGATCCAGCGCGGCTCGGTCAGGACGTCGATTTCGCGGCGTTCGATGGCGGTGAATTCGACAGCGTCGAACGTACAGAGCGCGGAGCTGACGCCGTTGCGACTGACGGAGGACACGATGGCAATTGA
- a CDS encoding HAD-IIA family hydrolase, whose product MSDFRAVIVDVDGTVVLGDDPIPGAPDGVQRLRDAGLDLLFLSNNPTKRREQYVGRLTPLGIDVDPDRTLTAASVTGEYLADEHPDDDLFVIGSPGLLDGLRDRGLNVDATPAEADVVLGSMDRSFDYGTMTRAMWALDDGTTFLGTDPDMTIPTAERAEPGTGAILHALGGVTDRQPDRILGKPSRTAADAALDRLGVPAEDVLVIGDRLDTDIELGRRAGMTTAVVLSGITDRSDIDEAESTPDHILPSIADVDELL is encoded by the coding sequence ATGAGCGATTTTCGTGCGGTTATCGTCGACGTCGACGGCACAGTGGTCCTCGGTGACGATCCGATTCCGGGTGCGCCAGACGGGGTGCAACGGCTCCGAGATGCCGGTCTCGACCTCCTCTTTCTCTCGAACAACCCGACAAAACGCCGGGAGCAGTACGTCGGTCGGTTGACGCCACTCGGGATCGACGTCGATCCGGACCGAACTCTCACCGCGGCGTCAGTGACTGGCGAATATCTCGCGGACGAGCATCCGGACGACGACCTGTTCGTGATCGGGTCCCCCGGATTGCTGGATGGACTGCGCGACCGCGGACTGAACGTCGACGCGACGCCAGCCGAGGCGGACGTCGTTCTGGGGTCGATGGACCGATCGTTCGATTACGGGACGATGACCCGGGCGATGTGGGCGCTCGATGATGGGACGACCTTTCTCGGGACCGATCCGGACATGACGATTCCGACCGCGGAGCGGGCTGAACCGGGGACGGGTGCGATCTTGCACGCGCTCGGCGGTGTGACCGATCGGCAGCCGGATCGGATCCTGGGAAAACCCTCGCGCACCGCAGCCGACGCGGCGCTCGACCGGCTTGGCGTGCCCGCCGAGGATGTCCTCGTGATCGGTGATCGACTCGATACCGACATCGAACTCGGCCGGCGGGCCGGAATGACGACCGCGGTCGTCCTGTCAGGGATCACTGATCGGAGTGACATCGACGAGGCGGAATCCACTCCCGACCACATCCTACCCTCCATCGCTGACGTCGACGAGTTACTCTGA
- a CDS encoding anaerobic glycerol-3-phosphate dehydrogenase subunit C, translating into MSDSQQPSDFEPVDVFAETDGMDLRPGSDDCYKCSTCDTNCPVAEVDDDFPGPKFQGPEQWRLKRKDDYDIDDSITDCSNCLRCDTSCPSEVPLSQMHNTARSQYVDNQMSKLSVEYIRNRILSNYRTSAYLASLFPRTATFVMNFGPVRWVMEKGLGIPSERDFPEFATTTFRQWWKQRGGAQVQNPDKRVAYFHGCYSNYNTPEVAKALVHVYEELGYEIMVPEQKCSGTPMFANGMLSDARRHAETNVENLTAAIEDGADIIASCTSCSLALRQEYPELFDIDGIEDVSNHTYDALEYLRIYEDLEAELEGAEVDFPDLAYHAPCHSRNQGLDGQALELIENIDGVMAEDVGDSCSGISGTYGWKTEHYDVSMEIGEEMFEHMEHAEGDVGMTECPTCAMQMEHGTGYEIKHPLEVLEAALVSEE; encoded by the coding sequence ATGAGTGATTCCCAGCAACCCAGTGATTTCGAACCGGTAGATGTGTTCGCGGAGACGGACGGTATGGATCTCCGTCCCGGCTCCGACGACTGTTACAAGTGCTCGACCTGCGATACGAACTGTCCGGTCGCGGAAGTCGACGACGATTTCCCCGGCCCCAAGTTCCAGGGTCCCGAACAGTGGCGGCTCAAACGAAAGGACGATTACGATATCGACGACTCGATCACGGACTGTTCGAACTGTCTTCGGTGTGATACGTCCTGTCCATCCGAGGTCCCGTTGAGTCAGATGCACAACACTGCCCGGAGTCAGTACGTCGACAACCAGATGAGCAAGCTCTCGGTGGAGTATATCAGGAACCGGATCCTGTCGAACTACCGGACCTCCGCCTATCTTGCGAGTCTCTTCCCCCGAACGGCGACCTTCGTGATGAACTTCGGTCCGGTCCGGTGGGTCATGGAAAAGGGGCTTGGAATCCCGAGCGAACGGGATTTCCCCGAATTCGCGACCACGACCTTCCGTCAGTGGTGGAAACAACGCGGCGGTGCACAGGTGCAAAACCCCGACAAGCGCGTCGCGTACTTCCATGGCTGTTACTCTAACTACAATACCCCGGAAGTCGCGAAAGCACTGGTGCACGTGTACGAGGAGCTGGGCTACGAGATCATGGTTCCCGAACAGAAGTGCTCGGGGACGCCGATGTTCGCGAACGGGATGTTGAGCGATGCACGACGGCACGCGGAGACGAACGTGGAGAACCTGACAGCAGCGATCGAGGACGGAGCGGACATTATCGCCTCCTGTACCTCCTGTTCGCTGGCGCTCCGACAGGAGTACCCGGAGCTCTTCGACATCGACGGGATCGAAGACGTCTCGAATCATACCTACGACGCGCTGGAGTACCTGCGAATCTACGAGGATCTCGAAGCCGAACTCGAGGGAGCGGAAGTCGACTTCCCCGATCTGGCATACCACGCACCGTGTCACTCACGAAATCAAGGTCTCGACGGGCAAGCACTCGAGTTGATCGAAAACATCGACGGCGTGATGGCCGAAGACGTTGGTGACTCCTGCTCAGGTATCTCCGGCACCTACGGCTGGAAAACGGAACACTACGATGTGTCGATGGAGATCGGCGAGGAGATGTTCGAGCACATGGAACACGCCGAAGGCGATGTCGGGATGACCGAGTGTCCGACCTGTGCGATGCAGATGGAACACGGCACGGGATACGAGATCAAACATCCCCTGGAGGTGCTCGAAGCCGCGCTGGTCTCGGAAGAGTAA
- a CDS encoding oligosaccharyl transferase, archaeosortase A system-associated, producing the protein MSLDTDRFNLGDSGSVEELLQQWYHVPALGVLMLFMFLVRVQPYGNFVRDEQVYFSGNDAYYHFRETMYVVENYPMTMPFDPWTRFPFGTSADQFGTLFDQLIATAILIVGLGSPTERQAGIVFVLAPAVFGVLCALPTYFIAKRLSGRLGGVFAVLILALLPGMFLTRSTVGFTDHHVAEVLFQATTVLAMMIALTVAEREKPVYEQFLDRDWNGLDTTLKWSGLAGVSLAVYLWTWPPAVILIGILGAFFAIALCVEYVQGRSPEHLAVVGAVSLTVGAVLSLPAVDEFAITSPSTMSLLQPLVALSVAAGCVFMAWLARQWETRDISTTGYPITVGGLVVLAVAVVAIALPGLFDTVWSQVQSQLLLGQSETAMTISEAQPTAEQPGGASTYLINNYAFTYIFAVIALVWMVWRLLDASRFRAEVLLVVVWTIFLTLMALTQIRYHYYLAVAVAVLNGWILVQAFRLLEMPSIDQLSDVETYQVIAIVTVVLVIVFPLATGVLGLSAVGQANQQHPGAVEYWDDTFDWMEGDTPEPGTFGDADEAMEYYGSYERTDDFEYPDGAYGVMSWWDYGHWITVEGERIPTANPFQQGTDTASGFFQAQSEERADLLVESLPASERHDGTIAEMDDDELSDIRDDRTDQETGEEVRYVTIDDQMAGSKFGAITQWASVPDVDGGSVQAASDEYYDSMLGSLYYDDAQGMEGYRLVHESESFSVVGEVPDDEDGTVWAEIPVVTNSWEQVPDVEEQLTQLGLDVGENTHVVSSVKTYERVEGATITGEAEPDETVVVAVPLEANSDRPFTYVQSAETDEDGSFEVTVPYATDNQFDTEDGYTDTAVTATDEYTVLAGEDVSAEAVAEAPIDGGQIDLSAFDEDVRTTGSTDVPEPAIYDGDERPVEFEQS; encoded by the coding sequence ATGAGTCTCGACACCGATCGGTTCAATCTCGGCGATTCGGGGTCGGTCGAGGAGCTTCTCCAGCAGTGGTATCACGTCCCGGCGTTGGGAGTGTTGATGCTGTTCATGTTCCTGGTCCGCGTACAACCGTACGGGAACTTCGTCCGCGACGAGCAGGTCTATTTCAGCGGTAACGACGCGTACTACCACTTCCGGGAGACGATGTACGTCGTCGAAAACTATCCGATGACGATGCCGTTTGACCCGTGGACACGGTTCCCGTTCGGGACGAGCGCGGATCAGTTCGGGACGCTGTTTGACCAGTTGATCGCTACTGCGATCCTGATCGTCGGTCTCGGAAGTCCGACCGAGCGTCAGGCGGGCATCGTCTTCGTGCTTGCACCTGCTGTCTTCGGCGTCCTCTGTGCGCTGCCGACGTATTTCATCGCCAAACGCCTTTCAGGACGTCTCGGTGGGGTATTTGCTGTTCTTATCCTCGCGTTACTCCCCGGCATGTTCCTCACGCGGAGCACCGTGGGCTTTACCGATCATCACGTCGCGGAAGTCCTGTTTCAGGCGACGACTGTCCTCGCGATGATGATCGCGTTGACGGTCGCCGAGCGAGAGAAACCGGTCTACGAGCAGTTCCTGGATCGGGACTGGAACGGGCTCGATACCACACTCAAATGGAGTGGTCTGGCCGGGGTCTCTCTGGCGGTGTATCTCTGGACCTGGCCCCCTGCGGTTATCTTGATCGGTATTCTTGGAGCGTTTTTCGCGATTGCACTGTGTGTCGAGTACGTGCAGGGTCGTAGCCCCGAACACCTCGCGGTCGTCGGCGCGGTGAGTCTCACTGTGGGTGCTGTTCTCTCCCTCCCGGCGGTCGACGAGTTCGCGATCACGAGCCCGTCGACCATGTCGTTGCTGCAGCCACTCGTTGCACTGTCTGTTGCCGCAGGCTGTGTCTTCATGGCGTGGCTCGCCCGGCAGTGGGAGACACGCGATATCAGTACGACGGGCTACCCCATCACGGTGGGAGGGCTGGTCGTTCTCGCGGTCGCAGTGGTCGCTATCGCACTGCCGGGGCTGTTCGACACCGTCTGGAGCCAGGTCCAGAGCCAGCTGCTGCTCGGTCAGTCCGAGACCGCGATGACGATCAGCGAGGCCCAGCCGACCGCGGAACAGCCCGGTGGTGCGAGTACGTATCTGATCAACAACTACGCTTTCACCTATATTTTCGCCGTCATCGCACTCGTCTGGATGGTCTGGCGACTGCTGGATGCGAGTCGATTCCGTGCGGAGGTTCTCCTCGTCGTGGTCTGGACGATCTTCCTGACACTGATGGCGTTGACTCAGATCCGCTATCACTACTACCTCGCCGTCGCCGTCGCCGTCCTGAACGGCTGGATTCTGGTGCAGGCGTTCAGACTCCTTGAAATGCCGTCGATCGATCAGCTCTCCGATGTCGAAACCTACCAGGTTATTGCGATCGTTACCGTCGTACTCGTAATCGTCTTTCCGCTTGCCACGGGCGTACTCGGGCTCTCGGCAGTGGGGCAGGCGAATCAACAACATCCCGGCGCGGTCGAGTACTGGGACGATACGTTCGACTGGATGGAGGGCGACACGCCCGAGCCGGGGACCTTCGGAGACGCCGACGAGGCGATGGAGTACTACGGCTCCTACGAACGCACCGACGACTTCGAGTACCCGGACGGTGCGTACGGCGTGATGTCGTGGTGGGACTACGGCCACTGGATCACTGTCGAGGGCGAGCGGATACCGACCGCGAACCCGTTCCAGCAGGGGACTGATACCGCCAGTGGCTTCTTCCAGGCACAGTCCGAGGAGCGTGCGGACCTGCTGGTCGAGTCGCTGCCCGCCTCCGAGCGTCACGACGGGACGATCGCCGAGATGGACGACGATGAACTCAGCGATATTCGGGACGACCGAACTGACCAGGAAACTGGCGAGGAGGTCCGGTACGTTACGATCGACGACCAGATGGCGGGTAGCAAGTTCGGTGCGATCACCCAGTGGGCATCGGTACCCGACGTGGACGGCGGAAGCGTACAGGCCGCCAGCGACGAGTATTACGACTCGATGCTCGGGTCGCTGTACTACGACGATGCACAGGGGATGGAGGGCTACCGACTCGTCCACGAAAGCGAGTCGTTCTCGGTTGTCGGTGAAGTCCCCGACGATGAGGATGGAACTGTGTGGGCTGAGATTCCGGTGGTAACGAACAGCTGGGAACAGGTACCTGACGTCGAAGAACAGCTCACACAGCTCGGTCTCGATGTCGGAGAGAACACACACGTCGTCTCCTCGGTCAAAACATACGAGCGCGTGGAGGGGGCAACGATCACCGGAGAGGCAGAACCTGACGAGACGGTCGTCGTGGCAGTGCCACTGGAGGCGAACAGTGACCGCCCATTTACCTACGTTCAGTCCGCCGAGACTGACGAGGACGGCTCGTTCGAGGTCACCGTCCCCTATGCGACGGACAATCAGTTCGACACGGAGGATGGATACACCGACACCGCGGTGACGGCGACCGACGAGTACACCGTGCTCGCGGGTGAGGACGTCTCCGCCGAGGCGGTTGCCGAGGCGCCGATCGACGGTGGACAGATCGATCTGTCGGCGTTCGACGAGGACGTTCGCACGACCGGCAGCACTGACGTGCCCGAACCCGCAATCTACGACGGCGACGAGCGCCCGGTCGAGTTCGAGCAGAGCTGA
- a CDS encoding DUF368 domain-containing protein produces MREWLSIYFKGVAMGVADMVPGVSGGTIALITGIYERLVTAITTLDPRLVTHAVRPHDPAARESLADGIDRMDLGFLLALGAGIGTAVLTVSRVVGTVAETYPAATAAFFFGLIGASAVVLADQIRLPRRRSIPIMTAGILIAGGVTLVTAGSVSHALPVVFVAGAIAVSAMVLPGVSGAFFLLVLGQYYFMLDALNAFVDALVGVLSGGSIAEVLATGTVVVTFLTGAVVGLLTVAHLVKRALERHRAETLAFLVALMVGGLLLPAQQVTANVSVTVTTESLTANVLEPLLPILFAMVLGAAAVIALDRFTDDLNYVEGTSDKPDVIGEPTADGE; encoded by the coding sequence ATGCGCGAGTGGCTATCTATCTACTTCAAGGGAGTTGCGATGGGTGTTGCGGATATGGTGCCAGGTGTCTCGGGCGGGACAATCGCGTTAATTACAGGGATTTACGAACGGCTCGTCACCGCGATTACGACGCTCGACCCACGGCTGGTTACCCACGCGGTCCGCCCTCACGACCCAGCAGCGCGCGAATCGCTCGCCGACGGAATCGACCGGATGGATCTCGGCTTTCTGCTGGCGCTCGGCGCGGGAATCGGAACCGCCGTCCTCACCGTCTCGCGTGTCGTGGGGACGGTCGCCGAGACATATCCCGCGGCGACGGCAGCGTTTTTCTTCGGCCTGATCGGCGCTTCAGCGGTCGTCCTTGCCGATCAGATCCGCCTCCCTCGCCGTCGATCCATCCCGATCATGACCGCGGGTATCTTGATCGCTGGCGGCGTGACTCTCGTCACTGCTGGCTCAGTCTCTCATGCGCTTCCGGTCGTCTTCGTCGCCGGCGCGATCGCCGTCAGCGCGATGGTGTTGCCCGGTGTGTCTGGAGCCTTTTTTCTGCTCGTGCTCGGCCAATACTACTTCATGCTTGACGCGCTCAACGCGTTCGTCGACGCGCTGGTTGGCGTGCTTTCGGGGGGCAGTATCGCGGAAGTGCTTGCGACAGGGACGGTTGTCGTCACCTTCCTGACCGGCGCAGTCGTCGGCCTACTTACCGTTGCCCACCTCGTCAAGCGCGCCCTTGAACGCCATCGGGCCGAAACGCTTGCCTTTCTCGTTGCACTCATGGTCGGCGGGCTGTTGCTTCCGGCCCAGCAGGTCACAGCAAACGTTTCTGTAACCGTCACGACAGAGTCGCTCACAGCAAACGTTCTCGAACCACTCTTGCCGATACTCTTCGCTATGGTTCTCGGTGCGGCAGCAGTGATCGCACTGGATAGATTTACTGATGATCTGAACTACGTGGAGGGCACATCTGACAAACCGGATGTTATCGGTGAACCGACTGCTGACGGAGAGTAA